In one Rhopalosiphum padi isolate XX-2018 chromosome 3, ASM2088224v1, whole genome shotgun sequence genomic region, the following are encoded:
- the LOC132924583 gene encoding uncharacterized protein LOC132924583 isoform X1 — protein MSHINNFKTMLTIAMVVGVALAAPSADKSDQSNEIIQSGSFISKNGDSVSASWGGFHAAASLADDGSAVASAGGNGLGAGAGYGTGGAGAGAGVGFVGASDFASTGGPMKPAVGGYGNSGKPDSHYSGVGAVAGPGVGGNAGGLFDRIFAIPINVLQSVNTYLNQKQMHQGQTGAVHGHHQSSGVASSASASAVSGSATYGSDDKVPVATFVGADYGHESAGASVHGKAGAPMMVHTKTNYNEIFNIPITALRSVQNLLNG, from the exons ATGTCTCATATCAATAATTTCAAGACAATGTTGACCATTGCCATGGTTGTGGGTGTAGCGCTTGCTGCTCCCAGTGCAGACAAATCTGATCAGAGTAAC GAAATCATTCAATCCGGATCGTTCATCAGCAAAAACGGTGACTCCGTGTCCGCATCTTGGGGAGGTTTCCACGCGGCTGCTTCCCTGGCTGACGACGGTAGTGCTGTTGCTTCCGCCGGCGGAAACGGTCTTGGTGCCGGTGCTGGATACGGTACAGGAGGTGCTGGAGCCGGAGCCGGTGTCGGATTCGTCGGTGCTAGCGACTTTGCGTCGACCGGAGGGCCAATGAAGCCGGCTGTCGGAGGATACGGTAACAGCGGAAAACCCGATTCGCATTACTCGGGAGTTGGAGCTGTAGCCGGACCCGGAGTCGGCGGCAACGCCGGCGGTTTATTCGACAGAATTTTCGCC ATTCCCATCAATGTATTACAGTCTGTCAATACGTACTTAAACCAGAAACAAATGCATCAAGGACAAACAG GAGCCGTTCACGGTCACCACCAGAGCAGCGGTGTCGCCTCCTCCGCTTCCGCATCCGCCGTGTCTGGCAGTGCCACGTACGGCAGCGATGACAAAGTTCCGGTAGCGACTTTCGTCGGTGCCGATTACGGACACGAGTCTGCTGGAGCCTCCGTACACGGAAAAGCCGGAGCTCCCATGATGGTACacacaaaaacaaattacaatgaaatattcAAC atccCGATCACCGCATTGAGATCCGTCCAGAACCTGTTGAACGGTTAA
- the LOC132924583 gene encoding uncharacterized protein LOC132924583 isoform X2, which yields MSHINNFKTMLTIAMVVGVALAAPSADKSDQSNEIIQSGSFISKNGDSVSASWGGFHAAASLADDGSAVASAGGNGLGAGAGYGTGGAGAGAGVGFVGASDFASTGGPMKPAVGGYGNSGKPDSHYSGVGAVAGPGVGGNAGGLFDRIFAIPINVLQSVNTYLNQKQMHQGQTGAVHGHHQSSGVASSASASAVSGSATYGSDDKVPVATFVGADYGHESAGASVHGKAGAPMMIPITALRSVQNLLNG from the exons ATGTCTCATATCAATAATTTCAAGACAATGTTGACCATTGCCATGGTTGTGGGTGTAGCGCTTGCTGCTCCCAGTGCAGACAAATCTGATCAGAGTAAC GAAATCATTCAATCCGGATCGTTCATCAGCAAAAACGGTGACTCCGTGTCCGCATCTTGGGGAGGTTTCCACGCGGCTGCTTCCCTGGCTGACGACGGTAGTGCTGTTGCTTCCGCCGGCGGAAACGGTCTTGGTGCCGGTGCTGGATACGGTACAGGAGGTGCTGGAGCCGGAGCCGGTGTCGGATTCGTCGGTGCTAGCGACTTTGCGTCGACCGGAGGGCCAATGAAGCCGGCTGTCGGAGGATACGGTAACAGCGGAAAACCCGATTCGCATTACTCGGGAGTTGGAGCTGTAGCCGGACCCGGAGTCGGCGGCAACGCCGGCGGTTTATTCGACAGAATTTTCGCC ATTCCCATCAATGTATTACAGTCTGTCAATACGTACTTAAACCAGAAACAAATGCATCAAGGACAAACAG GAGCCGTTCACGGTCACCACCAGAGCAGCGGTGTCGCCTCCTCCGCTTCCGCATCCGCCGTGTCTGGCAGTGCCACGTACGGCAGCGATGACAAAGTTCCGGTAGCGACTTTCGTCGGTGCCGATTACGGACACGAGTCTGCTGGAGCCTCCGTACACGGAAAAGCCGGAGCTCCCATGATG atccCGATCACCGCATTGAGATCCGTCCAGAACCTGTTGAACGGTTAA